The following are encoded in a window of Halosolutus halophilus genomic DNA:
- a CDS encoding MgtC/SapB family protein — translation MNGVTLQVVDAPLDEAVVRIALAAALGMFLGLEREWSQKSAGIRTFSLISLLAAVFTILAIDTTVGQGLLVLGGLLVIVQGVLLAVQGLLSDEDAGLSLTTSVSMLVAYGVGALVAAGFILEGVTVAVLSSLLLVLKRELHEFAWGLSREEMRSSTEFAILAFVIYPLLPSKYNLDLGAITIPLEPQVIWLMVVAVAGIGIVNYAIVSTYGGRGIAVTGFFGGLASSTAVVGTMLDHVSQRPEASSYAVAAILLANAAMAARNLAIAVGFTMGGGTEVLVEAIVPLGTVILVAFVVAATTADWSESGPMELESPFSMKNALAFGAVFLVVLVFGSLAETWFGTLGFYATAVASGFVSSAGATTSAVVLYRGGQLSPPEATLAILLATVSSIVVKAMLAATSTNHGFRNQVAAYSTLLLIGGALASVVVVI, via the coding sequence GTGAACGGGGTTACGCTGCAGGTCGTCGATGCGCCGCTCGACGAGGCGGTCGTCCGCATCGCCCTCGCCGCCGCGTTGGGGATGTTCCTCGGACTCGAGCGCGAGTGGTCCCAGAAGTCGGCGGGCATCCGGACCTTCTCGCTGATCAGCCTGCTCGCTGCCGTCTTTACCATCCTCGCGATCGACACGACCGTCGGTCAGGGGCTGCTGGTGCTGGGCGGATTGCTCGTGATCGTCCAGGGAGTGTTGCTCGCCGTTCAGGGGCTGCTGAGCGACGAGGACGCCGGCCTCTCGCTGACGACCTCGGTCTCGATGCTCGTCGCCTACGGCGTCGGCGCGCTCGTGGCCGCCGGGTTCATCCTCGAGGGCGTGACCGTCGCCGTCCTCTCGTCGCTGTTGCTCGTGCTCAAGCGCGAACTCCACGAGTTCGCGTGGGGGCTCTCCCGCGAGGAGATGCGATCGTCGACCGAGTTCGCCATCCTGGCGTTCGTGATCTACCCGCTCCTGCCGTCCAAGTATAACCTCGATCTGGGCGCGATCACGATCCCGCTCGAACCGCAGGTGATCTGGCTGATGGTCGTCGCCGTCGCCGGCATCGGCATCGTCAACTACGCGATCGTCTCGACCTACGGCGGCCGGGGCATCGCCGTGACCGGCTTCTTCGGCGGCCTCGCCTCCTCGACGGCCGTCGTCGGGACGATGCTCGACCACGTCAGCCAGCGGCCCGAGGCGTCGTCCTACGCCGTCGCCGCGATCCTGCTCGCAAACGCCGCGATGGCAGCGCGGAACCTCGCGATCGCCGTCGGGTTCACGATGGGCGGCGGCACCGAGGTGCTGGTCGAGGCCATCGTCCCGCTCGGCACGGTCATCCTGGTCGCGTTCGTCGTCGCCGCCACGACCGCGGACTGGAGCGAGTCCGGGCCGATGGAACTCGAGAGCCCGTTCTCGATGAAGAACGCGCTGGCCTTCGGGGCCGTCTTCCTCGTCGTCCTCGTGTTCGGGTCGCTCGCCGAGACGTGGTTCGGGACGCTCGGCTTCTACGCGACCGCCGTCGCGAGCGGCTTCGTCTCCAGCGCCGGCGCGACGACGTCGGCCGTCGTCCTCTATCGCGGTGGCCAGCTCAGCCCGCCCGAGGCGACGCTCGCGATCCTGCTGGCGACGGTCTCGAGTATCGTCGTGAAGGCGATGCTCGCGGCGACTTCGACGAACCACGGCTTTCGCAACCAGGTTGCAGCCTACAGCACGCTGCTGCTGATCGGCGGTGCGCTGGCATCGGTCGTCGTCGTCATCTAG
- a CDS encoding aldehyde dehydrogenase family protein yields the protein MATRVAQRRERIYVDGEWIETDETLSVTDLADGGTFAQIAAAGPTEARAALAAAHEIKPELRETTVVERARWSEAIAEGLREREEELAEVIVREAGKPISSARGEVASAAERFDRAAEEARNIVSKGEFREGSTSGHEGWNAIVKHEPIGSVLCITPYNYPLATTALQVAPALAAGNSVLLKPASKTPVSSAILADVIADVDGIPDGAFNYVPGEASDIGDVLSGDDRINAIAMTGSSGAGKHVARESGMVNLHMELGGNAPAVVFDDADLTDVAGNCVKGSLKYAGQRCSAISRVIAHESVHDDLVDQIDGQMDAWQAGDLFDENTAFGPLISKDQAEWVQELVDDAVEKGADLVRGGERRAPEGVPDELGDQFFEPTLLANVPQDARLVDEEQFGPVAAVTTFEDDEEAVEIANGSDLALDAAVFTSDYDRAMEMANRIDAGAVRINGAPSHGLGDVPFGGNKDSGIGREGLDASIHEMMRKKSIIL from the coding sequence ATGGCAACGAGAGTGGCACAGCGGAGAGAGCGGATCTACGTCGACGGGGAGTGGATCGAGACCGACGAAACGCTGTCGGTCACGGACCTCGCCGACGGCGGCACCTTCGCACAGATCGCGGCTGCGGGGCCGACCGAGGCACGGGCTGCCCTCGCGGCCGCCCACGAGATCAAACCCGAACTGCGGGAGACGACCGTCGTCGAACGCGCGCGGTGGTCCGAGGCGATCGCCGAGGGCCTGCGCGAACGCGAGGAGGAACTCGCCGAGGTCATCGTCCGGGAGGCCGGCAAGCCGATCTCCTCGGCCCGCGGCGAGGTCGCCAGTGCGGCCGAACGGTTCGATCGCGCCGCCGAGGAAGCCCGGAACATCGTCAGCAAAGGCGAGTTCCGCGAGGGCTCGACGAGCGGACACGAGGGCTGGAACGCCATCGTGAAACACGAACCGATCGGGTCGGTGCTGTGTATCACGCCGTACAACTATCCGCTAGCGACGACGGCATTACAGGTTGCCCCTGCACTCGCCGCCGGCAACAGCGTCCTGCTCAAACCTGCGAGCAAGACGCCCGTATCCTCGGCCATCCTCGCCGACGTCATCGCCGACGTCGACGGCATTCCGGACGGCGCGTTCAACTACGTCCCCGGCGAAGCCAGCGATATCGGCGACGTCCTTTCGGGGGACGATCGCATCAACGCGATTGCGATGACCGGGTCCTCGGGCGCGGGCAAACACGTCGCGCGCGAGAGCGGCATGGTCAACCTCCACATGGAACTCGGCGGGAACGCTCCCGCCGTCGTCTTCGACGACGCCGACCTGACCGACGTCGCGGGTAACTGCGTCAAGGGTTCGCTGAAGTACGCCGGCCAGCGCTGTTCGGCCATCTCGCGCGTGATCGCCCACGAGTCCGTCCACGACGACCTCGTCGACCAGATCGACGGGCAGATGGACGCCTGGCAGGCTGGCGACCTCTTCGACGAGAACACCGCCTTCGGCCCGCTCATCAGCAAAGATCAGGCCGAGTGGGTCCAGGAACTCGTCGACGACGCCGTCGAGAAGGGTGCCGACCTCGTCCGCGGTGGCGAGCGACGCGCGCCCGAGGGCGTCCCGGACGAACTCGGCGACCAGTTCTTCGAACCGACGCTGCTGGCGAACGTCCCGCAGGACGCTCGCCTCGTCGACGAAGAGCAGTTCGGTCCCGTCGCGGCCGTCACGACCTTCGAAGACGACGAGGAAGCCGTCGAGATCGCCAACGGCTCCGACCTCGCGCTCGACGCCGCCGTCTTCACGTCGGACTACGATCGGGCCATGGAGATGGCCAACCGGATCGACGCCGGTGCCGTCCGCATCAACGGCGCACCGAGCCACGGACTCGGCGACGTTCCCTTCGGCGGGAACAAGGATTCGGGCATCGGCCGCGAGGGCCTCGACGCCTCGATCCACGAGATGATGCGCAAGAAGAGCATCATCCTCTGA
- the dpsA gene encoding DNA starvation/stationary phase protection protein DpsA has product MSTQKTVRQSAETVEENSLRLDEDKAEQIVDALNTELANAYVLYHQLKKHHWVVEGAEFLPLHEFFEEAYENVEEAADMIAERAQALGGVPVSGPANLEERATVEFEGEDVYDIRTMMEHDLEMYGDIIESQRDSIELAENLGDYATAELLREILVTTEEDGHHFEHYLEDDTLVLEEATK; this is encoded by the coding sequence ATGAGCACCCAGAAGACCGTCCGTCAATCGGCCGAGACCGTCGAGGAGAACAGCCTCCGGCTCGACGAGGACAAAGCCGAGCAGATCGTCGACGCACTGAACACCGAACTGGCGAACGCGTACGTCCTGTACCACCAGCTCAAGAAACACCACTGGGTCGTCGAAGGTGCGGAGTTCCTGCCGCTCCACGAGTTCTTCGAAGAGGCCTACGAGAACGTCGAGGAGGCGGCCGACATGATCGCCGAACGCGCCCAGGCGCTCGGCGGCGTACCCGTTTCCGGCCCCGCGAACCTCGAGGAGCGTGCGACCGTCGAGTTCGAGGGCGAGGACGTCTACGACATCCGGACGATGATGGAACACGACCTCGAGATGTACGGCGACATCATCGAGTCCCAGCGCGACAGCATCGAACTCGCCGAGAACCTCGGTGACTACGCGACGGCCGAACTCCTGCGCGAAATCCTCGTGACGACCGAGGAGGACGGCCATCACTTCGAACACTACCTCGAAGACGACACGCTGGTGCTCGAAGAGGCCACGAAGTAA
- a CDS encoding macro domain-containing protein, giving the protein MNFDVVQGDIAEQSADALVNAAGTSLRMGSGVAGALRRGAGEGINEEAMAKGPIDLGDVAVTDAYDLDAEYVVHAAAMPHYGDGQATAESIRDATRNTLEKADELGCRSIVIPALGCGVAGFDLTEGAEIIAEEIRDYDPDTLEEVRFIAYSDEEYDAIRVASGKSEESGTIDETEADR; this is encoded by the coding sequence ATGAACTTCGACGTCGTTCAGGGCGACATCGCCGAACAGTCCGCCGACGCGCTCGTCAACGCCGCCGGGACGAGCCTCCGGATGGGATCCGGCGTCGCCGGCGCACTCCGCCGCGGCGCGGGCGAGGGGATCAACGAGGAAGCCATGGCGAAGGGACCGATCGATCTCGGCGACGTCGCGGTCACCGACGCCTACGACCTCGACGCCGAGTACGTCGTCCACGCCGCTGCGATGCCCCACTACGGCGACGGGCAGGCGACCGCCGAGAGCATCCGGGACGCGACCCGGAATACCCTGGAGAAGGCCGACGAACTCGGCTGCCGGTCGATCGTCATCCCGGCGCTTGGTTGTGGCGTCGCCGGCTTCGATCTCACGGAGGGGGCAGAGATAATCGCCGAAGAGATCCGCGACTACGACCCGGACACGCTCGAGGAGGTGCGGTTCATCGCGTACAGCGACGAGGAGTACGACGCGATCAGGGTCGCGAGCGGGAAGTCCGAAGAGTCGGGGACGATCGACGAGACCGAAGCGGACCGTTGA
- a CDS encoding twin-arginine translocase subunit TatC — protein MVVRKPGVTAPAPGRQSGIRDTPVGRLFRTVRARLRILFVIFLVNFLGVFYLVRLGLWPRLEADLLARGAEIVALTPFDVILLQAKLGTIGGILLTLPALIVLGRRSLGERQAWSWLARRWYVAIGVSGLAAALFAGGVTYAYAVIFPFLYEFLSANAIASGFTPTYSIVYWTQFTLTLMLVMGAAAELPLVMTTLVYAEVVAYETLRDHWRIAVFGVVLASSIVNGSPDPFSMLLVAAPLVVLYGVGLGCARLVVSARSSGALPTLPGETDAGTTAGTKEGVGASAATGDDDRPRRIAGTIETTALGVTSALVEERPDDEIGGYYYDLRYVVARLREKLLIIGAAFTLVFFGIFTALYQGGMGLLVGDFTGRLPASVRPGDVDIVLIHPVEILAFEMKVAAILALVAVVPLVCYYAWPAMLECGLAAGSRVVFKWWAIALGVGLLSGSVGGYLFVAPALMAYLVTDAVHAGMVISYRAPSFFWLVFLASIGVGLLADVVLTMVLFHFTGIVSYRTMRRRWREVTIALCCLGALLPQGVVVMVVLAGPVMAVYWFGLAILWLVGVGGRVRPVHAT, from the coding sequence TTGGTAGTTCGCAAACCGGGGGTAACCGCCCCGGCACCGGGTCGGCAGTCTGGAATACGTGACACGCCGGTCGGTCGGCTCTTCAGGACGGTTCGGGCGCGTCTGCGCATCCTGTTCGTAATCTTCCTGGTCAACTTCCTCGGCGTCTTCTACCTCGTTCGGCTGGGGCTCTGGCCGCGGCTCGAAGCTGATCTGCTCGCTCGCGGGGCGGAGATCGTCGCGCTGACGCCGTTCGACGTGATACTGCTCCAGGCGAAACTCGGGACGATCGGCGGGATCCTCCTCACGCTCCCGGCGTTGATCGTCCTCGGCCGCAGGTCGCTCGGCGAACGGCAGGCGTGGTCGTGGCTCGCACGCCGCTGGTACGTCGCGATCGGCGTGAGCGGCCTCGCCGCGGCGCTCTTCGCCGGGGGCGTGACGTACGCGTACGCCGTGATCTTCCCGTTTCTCTACGAGTTCCTCTCGGCGAACGCCATCGCGAGCGGGTTCACCCCGACGTATTCGATCGTCTACTGGACGCAGTTCACTCTCACGCTCATGCTCGTCATGGGCGCGGCAGCGGAGTTGCCGCTAGTCATGACGACGCTGGTGTACGCCGAGGTCGTCGCGTACGAGACGTTGCGCGACCACTGGCGGATCGCCGTCTTCGGCGTCGTCCTCGCCAGTTCGATCGTCAACGGCTCGCCCGACCCGTTCTCGATGCTGCTCGTCGCCGCGCCGCTGGTCGTGCTGTACGGGGTGGGACTCGGCTGTGCGAGACTCGTCGTGAGCGCGCGATCGTCCGGGGCGCTCCCGACGCTTCCCGGCGAAACCGACGCGGGGACAACCGCCGGTACAAAGGAAGGGGTCGGAGCGTCCGCTGCGACCGGAGACGACGACAGGCCACGCCGGATCGCCGGCACGATCGAGACCACCGCGCTGGGGGTCACGAGCGCCCTCGTCGAGGAGCGGCCGGACGACGAGATCGGCGGGTACTACTACGACCTCCGGTACGTCGTCGCCCGACTGCGCGAGAAACTGTTGATCATCGGCGCCGCGTTCACGCTGGTGTTCTTCGGCATCTTCACCGCCCTCTACCAGGGTGGGATGGGGCTGCTCGTGGGCGACTTCACCGGTCGACTACCGGCGTCCGTCCGCCCCGGCGACGTCGACATCGTCCTCATCCACCCCGTCGAGATCCTGGCGTTCGAGATGAAAGTCGCCGCGATCCTGGCGCTGGTCGCCGTCGTGCCGCTGGTCTGTTACTACGCCTGGCCGGCGATGCTCGAGTGCGGCCTGGCTGCGGGGTCGCGCGTCGTCTTCAAGTGGTGGGCGATCGCACTCGGCGTCGGCCTCCTCTCGGGCAGCGTCGGCGGCTACCTGTTCGTCGCACCGGCGCTGATGGCGTACCTGGTGACCGACGCGGTCCACGCCGGGATGGTCATCAGCTACCGCGCGCCGAGTTTCTTCTGGCTCGTCTTCCTCGCGTCGATCGGGGTCGGCCTCCTCGCGGACGTCGTACTCACGATGGTCCTGTTTCACTTCACGGGGATCGTCTCCTACCGGACGATGCGCAGGCGCTGGCGCGAGGTAACGATCGCGCTCTGCTGTCTCGGCGCGCTCCTCCCCCAGGGCGTCGTCGTGATGGTCGTACTCGCCGGTCCCGTCATGGCCGTCTACTGGTTCGGGCTGGCGATCCTCTGGCTGGTTGGTGTCGGGGGACGGGTGCGACCCGTCCACGCGACCTGA
- the purM gene encoding phosphoribosylformylglycinamidine cyclo-ligase — MTESADDGSGSEQERLTYADTGVDIEASEDATAALLAAFGSDLTTEYAGLVDIGDRYLALATDGVGTKLLVAEAIEDYSTIGIDCVAMNVNDLVAAGVDPVAFVDYLAIDEPDEDLTNGIGEGLAVGLEEADLTMLGGETAVMPEVVKGFDLAGTCAGLAKKDEILPGEAAVGDVLVGVPSNGIHSNGLTLAREAVTRDHDYADPFPPDENRTIGEELLRPTRIYTALLEPMRAHDASAAAHVTGGGWTNLLRMGDRKYVVDDPQPAQPIFEFVQAEGAVTDEEMHRTFNMGTGFVVAVPETQVDGFVAETDGQAIGRVEEGNSVEIRGLSLS; from the coding sequence ATGACCGAGTCAGCGGACGACGGGAGCGGGAGCGAGCAGGAGCGGCTCACCTACGCCGACACCGGCGTGGACATCGAGGCCAGCGAGGACGCGACCGCGGCGCTGCTGGCGGCGTTCGGCAGCGACCTGACGACCGAGTACGCCGGCCTCGTCGACATCGGCGATCGGTACCTCGCGCTCGCGACCGACGGCGTCGGCACGAAGCTCCTGGTCGCGGAGGCCATCGAGGACTACTCGACGATCGGGATCGACTGCGTCGCGATGAACGTCAACGACCTCGTGGCCGCGGGCGTCGACCCCGTCGCGTTCGTCGACTACCTCGCGATCGACGAACCCGACGAGGACCTGACCAATGGGATCGGCGAGGGGCTGGCCGTGGGACTCGAGGAGGCCGACCTGACGATGCTCGGCGGCGAGACGGCGGTGATGCCCGAGGTCGTGAAGGGCTTCGACCTCGCGGGCACCTGCGCCGGACTGGCGAAGAAAGACGAGATCCTGCCGGGTGAGGCTGCGGTCGGCGACGTCCTCGTCGGCGTCCCCTCGAACGGGATCCACTCGAACGGGCTCACGCTCGCCCGCGAGGCCGTCACACGCGACCACGACTACGCCGACCCGTTTCCGCCCGACGAGAATCGGACGATCGGCGAGGAACTCCTGCGTCCGACCCGGATCTACACCGCCCTGCTCGAGCCGATGCGCGCACACGACGCCAGCGCCGCGGCGCACGTCACCGGCGGTGGCTGGACGAACCTGCTGCGGATGGGCGATCGAAAGTACGTGGTCGACGACCCGCAGCCCGCCCAGCCGATCTTCGAGTTCGTTCAGGCGGAGGGTGCGGTTACCGACGAGGAGATGCACCGGACCTTCAACATGGGGACCGGCTTCGTCGTCGCCGTTCCCGAGACGCAGGTCGACGGATTCGTCGCCGAGACCGACGGCCAGGCCATCGGCCGCGTCGAGGAAGGGAACAGCGTCGAGATACGCGGGCTCTCGCTTTCGTGA
- a CDS encoding metalloprotease: protein MSYRSRREPEPELSFSDKELLDLALAWITLSVAFALLLEPIHRGGDLTRFVTMIGLSFVTVGVAFLLHELAHKVVAIEYGQIAEFRADYQMLFLAIMSALIGFLFAAPGAVYHRGRITKRQNGHVALAGPVTNHLLAVAFFPLMLFPGLIGTVGHLGVLINLFLAAFNMIPFGPLDGKSVLEWSKPVFAGVFTVSLVLLAGFYAIFGFF, encoded by the coding sequence GTGAGCTACCGGTCCCGCCGAGAGCCGGAACCCGAACTCTCGTTCAGCGACAAGGAACTGCTCGACCTCGCGCTGGCCTGGATCACGTTGAGCGTCGCGTTCGCACTGTTGCTCGAACCGATCCATCGAGGGGGCGATCTCACCCGTTTCGTGACGATGATCGGACTGAGCTTCGTCACGGTCGGGGTCGCGTTCCTCTTGCACGAACTCGCCCACAAGGTCGTCGCCATCGAGTACGGCCAGATCGCGGAGTTCCGCGCGGACTACCAGATGCTCTTTCTGGCGATCATGAGCGCCCTGATCGGCTTTCTGTTTGCCGCACCGGGAGCGGTCTACCACCGGGGTCGGATCACGAAACGGCAGAACGGCCACGTCGCGCTCGCCGGCCCGGTGACGAATCACCTCCTCGCGGTGGCGTTCTTCCCACTCATGCTGTTTCCCGGCCTGATCGGGACCGTCGGCCACCTGGGGGTCCTCATCAACCTCTTTCTGGCCGCCTTCAACATGATCCCCTTTGGCCCCCTCGACGGAAAGTCGGTGCTGGAGTGGAGCAAACCGGTCTTCGCCGGCGTCTTTACCGTGAGTCTGGTCCTGCTCGCGGGATTCTACGCGATATTCGGCTTCTTCTGA
- a CDS encoding TraB/GumN family protein, with translation MSDAGDADVPDPPEPPADGRGSVHVLGTAHVSQASVDEVHETVDREDPDVVAVELDEGRYRQMQGGTPDDVEAKDLLSGNTVFQFLAYWMLSYVQSRLGERFDIEPGADMRAAIEAAERNGRGVALVDRDIQVTIQRFWSRLSVTEKLKMVGGLALGITDSRTIGLAFGAVGGLFVGVVFAAFLGPAFGLDALQTLGIADSSTLQYIGGTGIGVVGGLLVGLIFLPSLESAQSYTGGVLSGFSIRLLGGVAIGVAGCLALVATNTFVGPFSASTVEGAGVYAIRGTIGALAGLGVGVAIGAVFGLVLDALGGDVEDIDEIDIEEMTDGDVVAAMMEEFRRFSPRGANALIDERDAYIAHKLHQLREQGYEVVAVVGAGHKAGIERYLLNPDDLPPMESLTGTASGRRFSPLKIVGYLVMVGFVGFFFLLIMAGVQNTFLLQIFLAWFLFNGIFAFTLARLAGARWISAGVGGSVAWLTSINPLLAPGWFAGYVELKHRPVNVRDIQTLNDIVGDTERPIGDALEDMFDVPLFRLIMIVALTNVGSMIATVLFPIIVLPWLAPEIGGVDALMNELVRGAENSLELLRGILT, from the coding sequence ATGAGCGATGCAGGCGACGCCGACGTGCCGGATCCTCCTGAACCGCCGGCCGATGGACGGGGATCCGTCCACGTCCTTGGGACGGCACACGTCTCGCAGGCGAGCGTCGACGAGGTTCACGAGACCGTCGATCGAGAAGATCCAGACGTCGTCGCCGTCGAACTCGACGAGGGCCGTTATCGACAGATGCAGGGCGGCACACCGGACGACGTCGAAGCGAAGGACCTCCTCTCGGGGAACACCGTCTTCCAGTTCCTGGCCTACTGGATGCTGTCGTACGTCCAGTCACGGCTCGGCGAGCGGTTCGACATCGAACCCGGTGCGGACATGCGGGCAGCGATCGAGGCCGCCGAACGGAACGGCCGGGGCGTCGCACTGGTCGATCGCGACATCCAGGTGACGATCCAGCGGTTCTGGAGTCGACTGTCGGTCACGGAGAAGTTGAAGATGGTCGGCGGACTCGCGCTGGGCATCACTGACTCGCGGACGATCGGATTGGCGTTCGGTGCCGTCGGTGGACTGTTCGTCGGGGTCGTCTTCGCGGCGTTTCTCGGTCCGGCGTTCGGACTCGACGCACTCCAGACCCTCGGAATTGCCGACTCCTCGACTCTGCAGTACATCGGTGGTACTGGTATCGGCGTCGTCGGCGGACTGCTGGTCGGACTGATCTTTTTGCCCTCGCTGGAGTCGGCCCAGAGCTACACGGGCGGCGTCCTCAGCGGATTCTCGATCCGGCTGCTTGGCGGCGTCGCGATCGGAGTGGCTGGCTGTCTCGCACTGGTCGCGACGAACACCTTCGTCGGGCCGTTCTCGGCGTCGACCGTCGAAGGTGCCGGCGTCTACGCGATTCGGGGAACGATCGGCGCACTGGCGGGTCTCGGCGTCGGGGTCGCGATCGGTGCGGTCTTCGGACTCGTCCTCGACGCACTCGGCGGTGACGTCGAAGACATCGACGAGATCGACATCGAGGAGATGACCGACGGCGACGTCGTCGCGGCGATGATGGAGGAGTTCCGCCGGTTCAGTCCCCGGGGCGCGAACGCCCTGATCGACGAACGCGACGCCTACATCGCACACAAACTCCACCAGCTTCGAGAACAGGGCTACGAGGTCGTCGCGGTCGTCGGCGCGGGACACAAGGCCGGCATCGAACGCTACCTTCTGAATCCCGACGACCTCCCGCCGATGGAGTCGCTGACCGGAACCGCGTCGGGACGGCGATTCTCGCCGCTGAAGATCGTCGGCTACCTGGTAATGGTCGGCTTCGTCGGCTTCTTCTTCCTGCTGATCATGGCGGGCGTCCAGAACACGTTCCTCCTCCAGATCTTCCTGGCGTGGTTCCTGTTCAACGGGATCTTCGCGTTCACGCTGGCCCGGCTGGCCGGTGCACGCTGGATCAGCGCCGGCGTCGGCGGGAGCGTCGCCTGGCTGACCAGTATCAACCCGCTGCTGGCACCCGGCTGGTTCGCGGGCTACGTCGAACTCAAACACCGGCCGGTGAACGTCCGCGACATCCAGACGCTCAACGATATCGTCGGCGACACGGAACGCCCGATAGGCGACGCACTCGAGGACATGTTCGACGTGCCGCTCTTCCGACTGATCATGATCGTCGCGTTGACCAACGTCGGGAGTATGATCGCGACGGTCCTGTTCCCGATCATCGTCCTTCCGTGGCTCGCACCGGAGATCGGCGGCGTCGACGCACTGATGAACGAACTCGTGCGTGGTGCCGAGAACAGCCTCGAACTGCTCCGGGGGATCCTCACGTGA
- a CDS encoding acyl-CoA thioesterase, which translates to MTDLMETLIENREMVQPNHANNLEVTHGGNVMKWMDEVGAMSAMRFSGETCVTARVNQMNFERPIPVGDTAFITAYVYEAGATSVRVRLIAEREDLRTREREKTTESYFVYVAIDDDNTPTSVPDLTVSTEEGERLREEALEGENGGL; encoded by the coding sequence ATGACCGATCTCATGGAGACGCTGATCGAGAACCGGGAGATGGTCCAGCCGAACCACGCGAACAACCTCGAGGTCACCCACGGTGGCAACGTCATGAAGTGGATGGACGAGGTTGGTGCGATGTCCGCGATGCGGTTTTCCGGGGAGACCTGCGTCACCGCGCGGGTCAACCAGATGAATTTCGAGCGGCCGATCCCGGTCGGCGACACCGCGTTTATTACGGCCTACGTCTACGAGGCCGGCGCCACGAGCGTCCGGGTCCGCCTGATCGCCGAACGCGAGGACCTGCGAACGCGAGAGCGCGAGAAGACCACCGAATCCTACTTCGTCTACGTCGCGATCGACGACGACAACACGCCGACGTCGGTCCCCGATCTCACGGTCAGCACCGAGGAGGGCGAACGCCTCCGGGAGGAGGCCCTCGAGGGCGAAAACGGCGGTCTGTAG
- a CDS encoding S66 family peptidase, with amino-acid sequence MPENGGREFVTPPPLERGDRIAVVAPSSNPSTEYPHVYEQGLDRLREVFDLEPVEYPTTEKDDDYLYDHPEERARDVMDAFEDSEIRGVIAVIGGNDQIRVLDHLDPDVLRANPTRFYGYSDNTHLASYLWNLGIVSYYGPSVMAELSMEGGLFEHTVEYTERAFFEDSFGDLRPADVFTDERGDWADPDTLDRPRETEPNPGWEWAGGETPVEGRVWGGCLEILDQQFLADRYLPAESALDGTILAIETSQELPDPDWVAGVFRALGERGLLERFDGVLVGRPATQSSLESRPADRREQYRTDQREVIEDVVAEYNPDAPVVSNVDVGHTWPTTPIPIGGRVRIDPGTKTVRFD; translated from the coding sequence ATGCCCGAAAACGGAGGGCGCGAATTCGTCACGCCACCGCCGCTCGAACGAGGGGATCGGATCGCGGTCGTCGCCCCGTCGTCGAACCCGTCGACCGAGTACCCCCACGTCTACGAGCAGGGGCTCGATCGGCTCCGGGAGGTGTTCGACCTCGAACCGGTCGAGTATCCGACGACCGAGAAGGACGACGACTACCTCTACGATCACCCGGAAGAACGCGCCCGGGACGTGATGGACGCGTTCGAAGACTCCGAGATCCGCGGCGTGATCGCCGTCATCGGGGGCAACGACCAGATCCGGGTCCTCGACCACCTCGATCCGGACGTGCTCCGGGCGAACCCGACCCGGTTCTACGGCTACAGCGACAACACGCACCTCGCGTCGTACCTGTGGAATCTGGGGATCGTCTCGTACTACGGGCCGTCCGTGATGGCCGAACTCTCGATGGAGGGTGGCCTCTTCGAGCACACCGTCGAGTACACCGAACGGGCGTTCTTCGAGGATTCGTTCGGCGACCTTCGTCCCGCGGACGTGTTCACCGACGAGCGAGGCGACTGGGCGGATCCCGACACACTCGATCGACCCCGCGAGACCGAACCGAATCCGGGCTGGGAGTGGGCCGGCGGCGAGACACCCGTCGAGGGACGGGTCTGGGGTGGCTGTCTCGAAATCCTCGACCAGCAGTTCCTCGCGGACCGGTATCTGCCGGCCGAGTCGGCGCTCGACGGTACGATCCTCGCGATCGAGACCTCGCAGGAACTGCCGGACCCCGACTGGGTCGCGGGTGTATTCCGGGCACTCGGTGAGCGGGGCCTCCTCGAACGATTCGACGGGGTGCTCGTCGGTCGCCCGGCAACACAGTCCAGCCTCGAATCCAGGCCGGCGGACCGCCGAGAGCAGTATCGGACCGACCAGCGGGAGGTGATCGAGGACGTGGTCGCCGAGTACAACCCCGACGCACCTGTCGTCTCGAACGTCGACGTCGGACACACGTGGCCGACGACGCCGATCCCGATCGGCGGTCGCGTCCGGATCGACCCCGGGACGAAGACCGTCCGGTTCGACTGA